The DNA segment TCTCATTAAACTTTACTGCTAAGTAGTAAATACTCGTTACcaatttgcaaaaaagaagagcgtcattcataaataaacttgaaaagTCTAGATAAATCAGCCTTAGAGTTGAGCATGAAATTGATTGGTTTATTGCCCAGAGCTATTTAAACTGCAATCATCCTAAGCAGTGACTTTAAAACTGTAGCGTACTTCTCATTAACTTAACTGCAAACAcattcgtatttgtattttttgtatgtaagTGTGATTGCGCCTAAGCAATACGTCAACTAACAACTCTCTCTTGTTCTTTTACTCCCTCTATCTCTCCTCAGGTATAGCGACAACACACGTATATCACGTGTTTGAGGTAGACGACAACATTGTAGTCAAATATCAcgcgctcgctctctcgcgctctctctcaATTGTGTATTTTCGCCTGCTCACTGAGTGTTGTTGCCATGTTTTCGCTACAGCAGCTGATcaaagcgacagcaacaacgtcGTCGTTAGGTAGCGGCGGCGTGGGCGGCATCGCAGATCTATACAAGTTCCTCAGGCAACTCAACAgcacagcagcggcagctacACGCAGCGTGACGTCATCAGCTAAAgacacagctacagctacaactacagcaaTACCAAAGCAATCTAGTCAAGCGGCGTCGAGCGAATTCAACTTCAGCGACGGCAGCGAGAACGGCAGCGTCAGTCACAGTTCGGCATCGATAGCGCACGGTTGCTGTTCGAGCGAATcggaatcgaaatcgaaatcggaGTCGGCGCACGACGTGATTATATCAAAGCAATTTGTACGCAATTTACTGCAGCAACGCAGCCAGGACATACAGCGATTTATTCATACGCAAGGCAACGTCGATAGCGCCAAGTCCTCGCATCAACATCaacctcatcatcatcaccaacaacagcaacagacaaACAAGTTTGCCATGTCTTCACTGGCAGCCGAACCACTTCAGGCAGAGATTTCCACCagcgatggcagcagcagcacagttTCCACTGGAGCAGCAAGCGATGCCACTTCATGCCACGAGGCAGCCTCCAATGCTGGCAAGAAGCCCTGCTTCAACACTGGCCTCGCCGACATTCTGCAGTTCATGGAGCTCATTGGCAATCTCAAGGTAAGCACACAAAGctgtttaaaaaattgaagTCAAAAGAAAACCAGTTCACTTAGtgtcagtctctctctctatctttatTTCTCAAACGTATTCGCATCGATTTTTCCCCAAAGCAGAACCAAACAACCCCAGGATTTGTTTTtgctcctcttcctcttctcgcTGTTGTGATTTATATACAATCCCACAACACTTTGgttgttttctatttcttcCAATGCTGATTGTTATGGTCGGAATTATCGCGTGACTCTtagattaatttttatttactttagtGAATTGTGAAAGCGAAATACTCGTTGTTGAATTTTATGTTTGACGCGGAGGAAGCTTCAATGCCTATGGCAAGGTTTTTATATTCGACTTGAATTTTGTGGCGTCGACCGTGAAACTTTTTTCaatgttaacaatttttaattt comes from the Drosophila sulfurigaster albostrigata strain 15112-1811.04 chromosome 2L, ASM2355843v2, whole genome shotgun sequence genome and includes:
- the LOC133840607 gene encoding uncharacterized protein LOC133840607 translates to MFSLQQLIKATATTSSLGSGGVGGIADLYKFLRQLNSTAAAATRSVTSSAKDTATATTTAIPKQSSQAASSEFNFSDGSENGSVSHSSASIAHGCCSSESESKSKSESAHDVIISKQFVRNLLQQRSQDIQRFIHTQGNVDSAKSSHQHQPHHHHQQQQQTNKFAMSSLAAEPLQAEISTSDGSSSTVSTGAASDATSCHEAASNAGKKPCFNTGLADILQFMELIGNLKHTKRTGWVLRDVNDCESISGHMYRMSMLTFLLDGSEGLNQIRCMELALVHDLAESLVGDITPFCGVSKDEKRAMEFKAMEDICKLIEPRGKRIMELFEEYENAQSPESRFVKDLDRLDMVMQAFEYEKRDNCLLKHQEFFDSTEGKFNHPFVKKLVNEIYEQRDVLAKAKGATPPPAIEVPKMESTLSPTNVTNGHGSSS